In Anaeromyxobacter diazotrophicus, a genomic segment contains:
- a CDS encoding Smr/MutS family protein translates to MDGPPEDEPVELPIDGTLDLHTFRPAEVKDLVPEWLAACQERGLTQVRIVHGKGTGALRRTVEAILARSPRVRAFRPADEAGGGWGATLVDLARARERQ, encoded by the coding sequence GTGGACGGCCCCCCCGAGGACGAGCCGGTCGAGCTGCCCATCGATGGGACCCTCGACCTGCACACCTTCCGCCCCGCCGAGGTGAAGGACCTCGTGCCGGAGTGGCTCGCCGCCTGCCAGGAGCGGGGCCTCACCCAGGTCCGGATCGTGCACGGCAAGGGGACCGGGGCGCTGCGCCGGACCGTCGAGGCGATCCTCGCCCGCTCGCCGCGGGTGCGCGCCTTCCGCCCCGCCGACGAGGCGGGTGGCGGATGGGGCGCGACGCTCGTCGACCTGGCCCGGGCCCGGGAGCGGCAGTAA
- a CDS encoding M16 family metallopeptidase, with protein MILALALAASLAAAPAQAAPGPFPYPLHRRQLANGLRVFFVPYDSPGLAAFFTVFTVGSRDEVEPGRSGFAHFFEHLSYRGTKAHSGDDWERATKSLGMDSNAFTDDDVTAYWLYGPSAALPTVIALEADRFRNLDLGEDDFKVESRAVLGELMKSQASPDFEVEEASREVAFTRHPYRHTTLGFERDVRDMPSGYQHALDFYRRLYRPDAAMVLVVGDFDEEAVFDALAQHYGPWQGKAQRAKVEPEPPQREPKEVRRAWAAPVLPRLWQGWHTPGAEDLDATAAQLVLWPLLFGPSSPLHRELVLERRLAEEIAGEFQPRRDPFLFGYELVLENAAAEAPARAAVERAVAEVAAGRVDPRALADVKANVRASLVMQTDTPYRTGVWLVYYGGLTGDPGYVDVVLRRVERLGPDDLAAFARRWLVPENRTTVVVATGGGGRAEKPAARGGAR; from the coding sequence TTGATCCTGGCTCTCGCCCTCGCCGCCTCGCTGGCCGCCGCGCCGGCGCAGGCCGCGCCGGGGCCGTTCCCCTACCCCCTGCACCGGCGCCAGCTCGCGAACGGGCTGCGCGTCTTCTTCGTCCCGTACGACTCGCCCGGGCTGGCCGCCTTCTTCACGGTCTTCACGGTGGGGAGCCGCGACGAGGTCGAGCCGGGGCGGAGCGGCTTCGCCCACTTCTTCGAGCACCTCAGCTACCGGGGCACGAAGGCGCACTCGGGCGACGACTGGGAGCGCGCCACGAAGTCGCTCGGCATGGACTCGAACGCCTTCACCGACGACGACGTCACCGCCTACTGGCTTTACGGCCCGTCGGCGGCGCTGCCGACCGTGATCGCGCTCGAGGCCGACCGTTTCCGCAACCTCGACCTCGGCGAGGACGACTTCAAGGTCGAGTCGCGGGCGGTGCTGGGCGAGCTCATGAAGAGCCAGGCCTCGCCGGACTTCGAGGTGGAGGAGGCCTCGCGCGAGGTCGCCTTCACGCGCCACCCCTACCGCCACACCACGCTCGGCTTCGAGCGCGATGTGCGCGACATGCCGAGCGGCTACCAGCACGCGCTCGACTTCTACCGCCGGCTCTACCGGCCGGACGCGGCCATGGTGCTGGTGGTGGGCGACTTCGACGAGGAGGCGGTCTTCGACGCGCTCGCGCAGCACTACGGGCCGTGGCAGGGCAAGGCGCAGCGCGCGAAGGTCGAGCCCGAGCCGCCGCAGCGCGAGCCGAAGGAGGTGCGCCGCGCCTGGGCGGCGCCGGTGCTGCCCCGGCTGTGGCAAGGCTGGCACACGCCGGGCGCGGAGGATCTCGACGCCACCGCCGCCCAGCTCGTGCTCTGGCCGCTGCTCTTCGGCCCCTCCTCGCCGCTGCACCGCGAGCTGGTGCTGGAGCGCCGCCTGGCCGAGGAGATCGCCGGCGAGTTCCAGCCGCGGCGCGACCCGTTCCTGTTCGGCTACGAGCTCGTGCTGGAGAACGCCGCCGCCGAGGCCCCGGCGCGGGCCGCGGTGGAGCGGGCGGTGGCGGAGGTCGCGGCCGGGCGCGTCGACCCGCGCGCGCTCGCCGACGTGAAGGCGAACGTGCGCGCGAGCCTCGTCATGCAGACCGACACGCCCTACCGGACCGGCGTCTGGCTCGTCTACTACGGCGGCCTCACCGGCGACCCGGGCTACGTCGACGTCGTCCTGCGGCGGGTGGAGCGGCTCGGCCCGGACGACCTGGCCGCGTTCGCGCGGCGCTGGCTCGTCCCGGAGAACCGCACGACGGTGGTGGTCGCGACCGGGGGCGGCGGCCGGGCGGAGAAGCCGGCGGCGCGCGGAGGCGCGCGATGA
- a CDS encoding M16 family metallopeptidase, with product MRRAAAALVALGALLAACAGPGGAAGTRTAGAPPLRAGVGAGSRVGLPAPAHPTVAVRILFLAGSVDDPPGKEGLTALTAAVMAEGGTAKLAAAELARALYPMAAELTAVTAKETTVFAGRCPKEDLERFLPILEDVVRAPRFDPAELERLRRRAIDAVAKRLRSESDEELGKEALGLMLYRGHPYGHFTGGTVQGLQAITADDVAAHWRRVFTQARMSVGAAGGYQGDLPARLARDLAGLPAGAPRPALAPPVTRAPRFLLVEKPSAPTAISMGMTWDVRRGDPDFPALVVAVSALGEHRQGAAFRLFKELREVRGLNYGDYAYPEHFVQAPGSALPAVNHPRTYQEFTVWLRPVEPQHRLFAVRAALYEVDRWVKEGLGQEELDRVKRFLAGYTLTFDQADTRRLGYALDDRFYGLDQPWLATFRNRLATLTLDEVNAALRHHVDPARLRIAVATHGAAELQAELRSGAPSPISYPVPKPPAVLAADRVIERFPLGIAGPDDVKVVKADELFEK from the coding sequence ATGAGGCGCGCGGCCGCGGCCCTCGTGGCGCTGGGAGCGCTCCTCGCCGCCTGCGCCGGCCCGGGCGGCGCGGCGGGGACGCGCACCGCCGGCGCGCCGCCGCTCCGGGCCGGCGTGGGGGCGGGCAGCCGCGTCGGCCTCCCCGCCCCGGCGCACCCCACCGTCGCGGTCCGCATCCTCTTCCTGGCCGGCTCGGTGGACGATCCCCCCGGCAAGGAGGGGCTCACCGCGCTCACCGCGGCGGTGATGGCCGAGGGCGGCACCGCGAAGCTGGCGGCCGCCGAGCTGGCGCGCGCGCTCTACCCGATGGCCGCCGAGCTCACGGCAGTCACCGCCAAGGAGACGACCGTCTTCGCCGGGCGCTGCCCGAAGGAGGACCTGGAGCGCTTCCTGCCCATCCTGGAGGACGTGGTGCGTGCGCCGCGCTTCGACCCCGCCGAGCTGGAGCGGCTCCGGCGGCGCGCCATCGACGCGGTGGCGAAGCGGCTGCGCTCCGAGAGCGACGAGGAGCTGGGGAAGGAGGCGCTCGGGCTCATGCTCTACCGCGGCCATCCCTACGGCCACTTCACGGGCGGGACCGTGCAGGGGCTCCAGGCCATCACCGCCGACGACGTGGCGGCGCACTGGCGGCGCGTCTTCACCCAGGCGCGGATGAGCGTCGGCGCGGCCGGCGGCTACCAGGGCGATCTGCCCGCGCGGCTCGCCCGCGACCTGGCCGGCCTGCCCGCCGGCGCGCCGCGCCCGGCGCTCGCGCCCCCGGTGACCCGCGCGCCGCGGTTCCTGCTGGTGGAGAAGCCGTCCGCCCCCACCGCCATCTCCATGGGGATGACCTGGGACGTGCGGCGCGGCGACCCGGACTTCCCGGCGCTGGTGGTGGCGGTGTCGGCGCTGGGCGAGCACCGCCAGGGCGCCGCCTTCCGGCTCTTCAAGGAGCTGCGCGAGGTGCGCGGGCTCAACTACGGCGACTACGCCTACCCCGAGCACTTCGTGCAGGCGCCCGGGAGCGCGCTGCCGGCGGTGAACCACCCGCGCACCTACCAGGAGTTCACGGTGTGGCTCCGGCCGGTCGAGCCGCAGCACCGGCTCTTCGCCGTCCGCGCCGCCCTGTACGAGGTGGACCGCTGGGTGAAGGAGGGGCTCGGCCAGGAGGAGCTCGACCGGGTGAAGCGGTTCCTGGCCGGCTACACGCTCACCTTCGACCAGGCCGACACGCGGCGCCTCGGGTACGCGCTCGACGACAGGTTCTACGGGCTCGACCAGCCCTGGCTGGCGACGTTCCGCAACCGCCTCGCCACCCTCACCCTCGACGAGGTGAACGCCGCGCTGCGCCACCACGTCGACCCGGCGCGGCTCCGGATCGCGGTGGCCACCCACGGCGCCGCGGAGCTCCAGGCCGAGCTCAGGAGCGGCGCGCCGTCCCCCATCAGCTACCCGGTCCCGAAGCCGCCCGCGGTGCTGGCGGCGGACCGGGTGATCGAGCGGTTCCCGCTGGGGATCGCCGGGCCGGACGACGTGAAGGTGGTGAAGGCGGACGAGCTATTCGAGAAGTGA
- a CDS encoding alanyl-tRNA editing protein yields MTERLDLADPYLARFDADVVAERTLGGRPAVVLSRTAFYPEGGGQPADHGAIGGVRVVDVQRVGEEILHALEGPAPRGRVVGEVDWPRRFDHMQQHHGQHLLSAAFERALGARTVSFHLGVETCTIDLDVPLDRLRPAALADVEREANSHVWRDLPVTVAELSPEELARLPLRKEPTKGTRVVTVEGVDHSPCGGTHPRRTGEVGAIAVLGAQKWGAGARVEFACGGRVVALLHRDAARLAEAAAALRCAPAEAPAAAARLAAEALQRRKDLDRLAVAAAATEAERLALREGALAEELAPPAGADAAGYLRAVAQALAGRGRTALLAARGEGRALLCFARPKGPGPDLGALLRQAVALLGGKGGGAPELAQGGGPELEKLGEALALARSLLE; encoded by the coding sequence ATGACCGAGCGCCTCGACCTCGCCGACCCCTACCTCGCCCGCTTCGACGCCGACGTCGTCGCGGAGCGGACGCTGGGCGGCCGTCCGGCGGTGGTCCTCTCGCGGACCGCCTTCTACCCCGAGGGCGGCGGTCAGCCGGCGGACCACGGCGCGATCGGCGGGGTCCGGGTGGTCGACGTGCAGCGGGTCGGCGAGGAGATCCTCCACGCGCTCGAGGGGCCGGCGCCGCGCGGCCGCGTCGTGGGCGAGGTGGACTGGCCGCGGCGCTTCGACCACATGCAGCAGCACCACGGGCAGCACCTCCTGTCGGCGGCCTTCGAGCGCGCCCTCGGCGCGCGCACGGTCTCGTTCCACCTCGGCGTCGAGACCTGCACCATCGACCTCGACGTCCCGCTCGACCGGCTCCGGCCGGCGGCCCTGGCCGACGTCGAGCGCGAGGCGAACAGCCACGTCTGGCGCGACCTGCCGGTGACGGTGGCGGAGCTGTCGCCCGAGGAGCTGGCGCGGCTGCCGCTGCGGAAGGAGCCGACGAAGGGCACGCGGGTCGTGACGGTGGAGGGCGTCGACCACAGCCCCTGCGGCGGCACGCACCCGCGCCGCACCGGCGAGGTGGGGGCCATCGCGGTGCTCGGCGCCCAGAAGTGGGGGGCGGGGGCGCGGGTCGAGTTCGCGTGCGGGGGCCGGGTGGTGGCGCTGCTCCACCGGGACGCGGCGCGCCTGGCGGAGGCGGCGGCGGCGCTGCGGTGCGCGCCGGCCGAGGCGCCCGCGGCCGCGGCGCGGCTCGCCGCCGAGGCGCTCCAGCGGCGGAAGGATCTCGACCGCCTCGCGGTCGCCGCCGCCGCCACCGAGGCGGAGCGGCTCGCCCTGCGCGAGGGCGCGCTGGCCGAGGAGCTCGCGCCGCCCGCCGGCGCCGACGCGGCCGGGTACCTGCGGGCGGTGGCGCAGGCGCTCGCGGGCCGCGGCCGGACGGCGCTCCTCGCCGCCCGCGGCGAGGGCCGCGCGCTGCTCTGCTTCGCCCGCCCCAAGGGGCCCGGGCCGGACCTCGGCGCGCTCCTGCGCCAGGCGGTGGCGCTCCTCGGCGGCAAGGGTGGCGGCGCCCCCGAGCTGGCGCAGGGCGGCGGCCCCGAGCTGGAGAAGCTCGGCGAGGCGCTCGCGCTCGCGCGATCACTTCTCGAATAG
- a CDS encoding HPF/RaiA family ribosome-associated protein, which produces MKLSIHAHQIEKPRDLTAFLRKHLVRPLGRLHDSPATELTVHVEDTTPSKGGVDQACKVTFRMPNAKTLRVESVKDDLHAALLECAQRLKRLVQREVAKQRAPSRSPESRPLGRSFRRRATAAEIAPDGSPATL; this is translated from the coding sequence ATGAAGCTCTCCATCCATGCCCACCAGATCGAGAAGCCGCGCGACCTCACCGCGTTCCTGCGCAAGCACCTCGTCCGGCCGCTCGGGCGCCTGCACGACAGCCCCGCGACCGAGCTCACCGTCCACGTGGAGGACACGACCCCGTCGAAGGGCGGCGTCGACCAGGCCTGCAAGGTGACGTTCCGGATGCCGAACGCGAAGACGCTGCGGGTCGAGAGCGTCAAGGACGACCTCCACGCGGCGCTCCTCGAATGCGCTCAGCGCCTCAAGCGGCTCGTGCAGCGCGAGGTCGCGAAGCAGCGCGCGCCGAGCCGCTCGCCCGAGTCGCGGCCCCTGGGCCGGAGCTTCCGGCGGCGCGCGACCGCCGCCGAGATCGCCCCCGACGGCTCCCCCGCGACCCTCTAG
- a CDS encoding DUF47 domain-containing protein, translating into MTFLEKLMPKSDDFFDDFEKLAAATVEGTRLFKALLEDFTDVPRKVQGIKEVEHKGDDITHRAFSRLHSQFITPFDRPEIHRLLSRIDDVLDLTDAASERLGLYEIDVILPDARELAGVLVAAAETMQQAVRGLRDVKNPAQVLEACKQVNVCENQGDTLIRRAIADLFKGGYDPLFVMKWKEILDLIEDGIDRAEDVANVIEGVVLEHA; encoded by the coding sequence ATGACGTTCCTCGAGAAGCTGATGCCGAAGTCGGATGACTTCTTCGACGACTTCGAGAAGCTCGCCGCCGCGACCGTGGAGGGGACGCGCCTGTTCAAGGCGCTCCTGGAGGATTTCACGGACGTTCCCCGCAAGGTGCAGGGGATCAAGGAGGTGGAGCACAAGGGCGACGACATCACCCACCGCGCCTTCTCTCGCCTCCACAGCCAGTTCATCACCCCCTTCGACCGGCCCGAGATCCACCGGCTGCTGTCGCGCATCGACGACGTGCTCGACCTCACCGACGCCGCCAGCGAGCGCCTCGGCCTGTACGAGATCGACGTCATCCTGCCCGACGCCCGCGAGCTGGCGGGGGTGCTGGTGGCGGCCGCCGAGACGATGCAGCAGGCGGTGCGCGGGCTCCGGGACGTGAAGAACCCGGCGCAGGTGCTCGAGGCGTGCAAGCAGGTGAACGTCTGCGAGAACCAGGGCGACACCCTCATCCGGCGCGCCATCGCCGACCTCTTCAAGGGGGGCTACGACCCGCTCTTCGTCATGAAGTGGAAGGAGATCCTCGACCTCATCGAGGACGGCATCGACCGTGCCGAGGACGTGGCGAACGTGATCGAGGGCGTGGTCCTCGAGCACGCCTGA
- a CDS encoding inorganic phosphate transporter, with translation MILATVIGLIAVALVFDFINGFHDAANSIATVVSTRVLSPVQAVAWAAFFNFAAAAPVFWGKPLHVANTMGKGIIHFELLKEHGSALVLSVIFAALFGAIVWNLLTWWWGLPSSSSHALAGGMVGATLPILGSAGLVWSGIGKIVLFIVLSPVIGMVLGATNMVIAAWLVRRQTAAKVDRWFRHLQLVSAAIFSYSHGTNDAQKVMGIIAVVLFGTVWAGQPFHVPIWVVFLCHMAIAAGTFFGGWRIVKTMGNKLTKLQPIHGFCAETGGGVTILALAELGIPVSTTHTITGAIVGVGSTRGTRAVRWGVAGRIVWAWVLTIPAAALVAALAAVLLRAIVLR, from the coding sequence ATGATCCTCGCCACCGTCATCGGCCTCATCGCCGTCGCGCTCGTCTTCGACTTCATCAACGGCTTCCACGACGCGGCCAACTCCATCGCCACCGTGGTCTCGACCCGCGTGCTGTCGCCGGTCCAGGCCGTCGCCTGGGCCGCCTTCTTCAACTTCGCCGCGGCCGCGCCCGTCTTCTGGGGCAAGCCCCTCCACGTCGCGAACACGATGGGGAAAGGCATCATCCACTTCGAGCTGCTGAAGGAGCACGGCTCGGCGCTGGTCCTGTCGGTGATCTTCGCCGCCCTCTTCGGCGCCATCGTCTGGAACCTGCTCACCTGGTGGTGGGGGCTGCCCTCCTCCTCCTCGCACGCGCTGGCGGGCGGGATGGTGGGAGCGACCCTGCCCATCCTCGGCTCGGCCGGGCTGGTGTGGAGTGGCATCGGCAAGATCGTCCTCTTCATCGTGCTCTCGCCGGTGATCGGGATGGTGCTCGGGGCGACCAACATGGTGATCGCCGCCTGGCTGGTGCGCCGGCAGACGGCGGCCAAGGTGGACCGCTGGTTCCGCCACCTGCAGCTCGTCTCGGCCGCCATCTTCTCGTACAGCCACGGCACGAACGACGCGCAGAAGGTGATGGGCATCATCGCGGTGGTGCTCTTCGGCACCGTCTGGGCCGGCCAGCCCTTCCACGTGCCGATCTGGGTGGTCTTCCTCTGCCACATGGCGATCGCGGCCGGCACCTTCTTCGGCGGCTGGCGCATCGTGAAGACCATGGGCAACAAGCTCACGAAGCTCCAGCCCATCCACGGCTTCTGCGCCGAGACCGGCGGGGGCGTCACCATCCTCGCGCTGGCCGAGCTCGGCATCCCGGTCTCGACCACCCACACCATCACCGGCGCCATCGTCGGCGTCGGCTCGACGCGCGGCACGCGCGCGGTGCGCTGGGGCGTGGCCGGCCGGATCGTGTGGGCCTGGGTGCTCACCATCCCGGCGGCGGCGCTCGTCGCCGCGCTGGCGGCGGTGCTGCTGCGGGCGATCGTGCTGCGCTGA
- a CDS encoding radical SAM protein, protein MLHLVGQDSRALARALGVDLADARRVLGAVVGRGRPLREARNVRRAVLDLVEARCSQARLSRVAVADAQDGFRKYLFQLPDGARVEAVRIPLFDTHHTLCLSSQVGCALGCAFCATGRLGLTRNLEPWEIVAQFLEVRADSARPITGAVFMGQGEPFHNYEAVLQAAYALCDPAGGRVDQRRISISTAGVVPMIRRYTAEGHKFRLCVSLNAATPEKRAALMPVERGYPLAELVDAVREHAARRGRVTLEYVMMGGENVGEEDAAALGRLLSGIPVRLNPIDVNDATGRFRPPSPDEWRRFRDALARHLPGQPVVRRYSGGKDEHAACGMLASTVS, encoded by the coding sequence GTGCTCCACCTCGTCGGCCAGGACAGCCGCGCCCTCGCCCGCGCCCTCGGCGTGGACCTCGCCGACGCGCGCCGGGTGCTGGGCGCGGTGGTGGGCCGCGGGCGGCCCCTGCGCGAGGCGCGCAACGTCCGGCGGGCGGTGCTCGACCTGGTGGAGGCGCGCTGCTCCCAGGCGCGCCTCTCGCGGGTGGCGGTGGCCGACGCGCAGGACGGCTTCCGCAAGTACCTCTTCCAGCTGCCGGACGGCGCGCGGGTGGAGGCGGTGCGCATCCCGCTCTTCGACACCCACCACACGCTCTGCCTCTCGTCGCAGGTCGGCTGCGCGCTCGGCTGCGCCTTCTGCGCCACCGGGCGGCTCGGCCTCACCCGCAACCTCGAGCCCTGGGAGATCGTGGCGCAGTTCCTGGAGGTGCGGGCCGACAGCGCCCGCCCCATCACCGGCGCGGTCTTCATGGGCCAGGGCGAGCCGTTCCACAACTACGAGGCGGTGCTGCAGGCGGCCTACGCGCTGTGCGACCCGGCCGGCGGCCGCGTGGACCAGCGGCGCATCTCGATCTCCACCGCCGGCGTCGTCCCCATGATCCGCCGCTACACCGCCGAGGGGCACAAGTTCCGGCTCTGCGTCTCGCTCAACGCCGCCACCCCGGAGAAGCGCGCCGCGCTCATGCCGGTGGAGCGGGGCTACCCGCTCGCCGAGCTCGTGGACGCGGTGCGCGAGCACGCCGCCCGCCGCGGCCGCGTGACGCTCGAGTACGTCATGATGGGGGGCGAGAACGTGGGCGAGGAGGACGCCGCGGCGCTGGGGCGGCTGCTCTCCGGGATCCCGGTGCGGCTCAACCCCATCGACGTGAACGACGCCACCGGCCGCTTCCGGCCGCCGTCCCCGGACGAGTGGCGCCGCTTCCGCGACGCGCTGGCGCGCCACCTGCCCGGTCAGCCGGTGGTGCGGCGCTACTCGGGCGGCAAGGACGAGCACGCCGCCTGCGGCATGCTGGCGTCGACCGTGAGCTGA
- the pyk gene encoding pyruvate kinase, whose product MRRAKIVATLGPASQDPETIQKLLEVGVDVARLNFSHGRLEDHADVLDRIRAASRRLVKAVAVLQDLQGPKIRTGTLKAGKIGVLLENGHEITITTEADFPGDEKLISTTYRHLAEDVRPGDRLLVDDGLLELRVLASDGVRARCEVVEGGVLKEHKGINLPGVALRAQAMSEKDKRDLAFGLAHGVDYVALSFVRSPEDIELCRAEMERFGRVVPIIAKIEKPEAIEAIDGIIAAADGLMVARGDLGVEIQPERVPTIQKVLLRKANTAGKPVIVATQMLESMIEHPRPTRAEASDVANAIWDGADAVMLSGESASGRYPILAVQMMDRIVREAEHHLQLGKIPAPDVWTGPGPFNAVVAGAAVRAAQDAQAVAVVCFTLAGTTARLLSHQRPHVPIIAFSPDQAIRRRIALYWGVLPKVMEPIRNADLMCEMVSDRLLADGVAKAGDRVVLVYGSPMGVPGATNSIRLHQIPHQVRQEVDA is encoded by the coding sequence ATGCGCCGCGCCAAGATCGTCGCCACGCTGGGTCCCGCCAGCCAGGATCCCGAGACCATCCAGAAGCTCCTCGAGGTGGGCGTGGACGTGGCCCGCCTCAACTTCTCGCACGGCCGGCTCGAGGACCACGCCGACGTGCTCGACCGCATCCGGGCCGCCTCGCGCCGGCTGGTGAAGGCGGTGGCGGTGCTGCAGGACCTGCAGGGGCCCAAGATCCGCACCGGCACCCTCAAGGCCGGCAAGATCGGCGTGCTGCTCGAGAACGGGCACGAGATCACCATCACCACCGAGGCCGACTTTCCCGGCGACGAGAAGCTCATCTCCACCACCTACCGCCACCTGGCCGAGGACGTCCGCCCGGGCGATCGGCTGCTCGTGGACGACGGCCTCCTCGAGCTGCGCGTGCTCGCCAGCGACGGCGTGCGCGCCCGCTGCGAGGTGGTCGAGGGCGGCGTGCTGAAGGAGCACAAGGGCATCAACCTCCCCGGCGTGGCGCTCCGGGCGCAGGCGATGAGCGAGAAGGACAAGCGCGACCTCGCCTTCGGCCTCGCCCACGGCGTCGACTACGTGGCGCTGTCGTTCGTGCGCTCCCCCGAGGACATCGAGCTCTGCCGCGCCGAGATGGAGCGCTTCGGGCGGGTGGTGCCCATCATCGCCAAGATCGAGAAGCCGGAGGCGATCGAGGCCATCGACGGCATCATCGCCGCCGCGGACGGGCTCATGGTGGCGCGCGGCGACCTCGGGGTGGAGATCCAGCCGGAGCGGGTGCCCACCATCCAGAAGGTGCTGCTGCGCAAGGCGAACACCGCCGGGAAGCCGGTCATCGTGGCGACCCAGATGCTCGAGTCCATGATCGAGCACCCGCGGCCGACGCGCGCCGAGGCGAGCGACGTCGCGAACGCGATCTGGGACGGCGCCGACGCGGTGATGCTCTCCGGCGAGTCGGCCTCGGGCCGTTACCCCATCCTCGCCGTGCAGATGATGGACCGCATCGTGCGCGAGGCGGAGCACCACCTCCAGCTCGGGAAGATCCCCGCGCCCGACGTGTGGACCGGCCCCGGGCCGTTCAACGCGGTGGTGGCCGGCGCCGCGGTGCGCGCCGCCCAGGACGCCCAGGCGGTGGCGGTGGTGTGCTTCACGCTGGCCGGCACCACCGCCCGGCTCCTCTCGCACCAGCGCCCGCACGTGCCGATCATCGCCTTCTCTCCCGACCAGGCCATCCGCCGCCGCATCGCGCTCTACTGGGGGGTGCTGCCCAAGGTCATGGAGCCCATCCGCAACGCCGACCTCATGTGCGAGATGGTCTCGGACCGGCTCCTCGCCGACGGCGTGGCGAAGGCGGGCGACCGGGTGGTGCTCGTCTACGGCTCGCCCATGGGCGTCCCGGGCGCCACGAACTCCATCCGGCTGCACCAGATCCCGCACCAGGTGCGCCAGGAGGTGGACGCCTGA
- a CDS encoding M24 family metallopeptidase codes for MDLPALQKTLRELDLDGWLLYDFHGQNPTALNALGLAGHMLTRRWCYLVPREGEPTVLVHAIELGSFPKEVVGERRSYTSWTSFQGELARLFSRLRGHRLAMEYYPNGAIPYLSRVDAGTLELVRSLGAEVVSSAELVQRFLCRWTPHQVASHVRALRAIDAAKDAAFEQIGLALKRGIEVTETTIQRFLLSEFARANLECDHPPIVAVNAHAGDPHYEPSEASPTRIRKGDLVLIDLWARGKGPQDVYADITWVGFCGETPPARAEELFRVAADARDAGLAALTAAHRERRTLQGWQVDRVVRDHIAEHGHGERFIHRTGHSIGVRVHGDGANLDDLETHDTRELIPGLAFSIEPGIYLPEEGLGVRTEIDVVLGDDGPQVFSKTQQELVRIPC; via the coding sequence ATGGACCTCCCGGCCCTGCAGAAGACGCTGCGCGAGCTCGACCTCGACGGCTGGCTGCTCTACGACTTCCACGGCCAGAACCCGACCGCGCTCAACGCGCTCGGCCTGGCCGGGCACATGCTCACCCGGCGCTGGTGCTACCTCGTGCCGCGCGAGGGCGAGCCCACCGTGCTCGTCCACGCCATCGAGCTCGGCTCCTTCCCGAAGGAGGTCGTGGGCGAGCGCCGCAGCTACACCTCGTGGACCTCGTTCCAGGGCGAGCTGGCGCGCCTCTTCTCGCGCCTGCGCGGCCACCGGCTGGCCATGGAGTACTACCCGAACGGCGCCATCCCCTACCTGTCGCGGGTGGACGCCGGGACGCTGGAGCTCGTGCGCTCGCTCGGCGCCGAGGTGGTGAGCTCGGCGGAGCTGGTGCAGCGCTTCCTCTGCCGGTGGACGCCGCACCAGGTGGCGAGCCACGTGCGGGCGCTGCGCGCCATCGACGCCGCCAAGGACGCCGCCTTCGAGCAGATCGGCCTCGCGCTGAAGCGCGGGATCGAGGTGACCGAGACGACCATCCAGCGCTTCCTCCTCTCCGAGTTCGCCCGCGCCAACCTCGAGTGCGACCACCCGCCCATCGTGGCGGTCAACGCGCACGCCGGCGACCCGCACTACGAGCCGTCGGAGGCGTCGCCCACCCGCATCCGCAAGGGCGACCTCGTCCTCATCGACCTGTGGGCGCGCGGCAAGGGCCCGCAGGACGTCTACGCCGACATCACCTGGGTCGGCTTCTGCGGGGAGACGCCGCCGGCGCGGGCCGAGGAGCTCTTCCGCGTGGCCGCCGACGCCCGCGACGCCGGGCTGGCGGCGCTCACGGCCGCCCACCGCGAGCGGCGCACGCTGCAGGGCTGGCAGGTGGACCGCGTGGTGCGCGACCACATCGCCGAGCACGGCCACGGCGAGCGCTTCATCCACCGCACCGGCCACTCCATCGGCGTGCGGGTCCACGGCGACGGCGCCAACCTCGACGACCTCGAGACGCACGACACGCGCGAGCTCATCCCGGGCCTCGCCTTCTCCATCGAGCCGGGCATCTACCTGCCGGAGGAGGGGCTGGGGGTGCGGACCGAGATCGACGTCGTGCTCGGCGACGACGGGCCGCAGGTGTTCTCGAAGACGCAGCAGGAGCTGGTGAGGATCCCCTGCTGA